The following proteins are co-located in the Palaemon carinicauda isolate YSFRI2023 chromosome 3, ASM3689809v2, whole genome shotgun sequence genome:
- the LOC137638085 gene encoding cuticle protein CP1499-like has protein sequence MRTLVALAVLGMFYASSLQASSFSGPSYGGPLPRWPGPFAANLPAGVNGQVTPVSDTREVSEARRDFFNAYQRQLSAVGGVGRYASTATALAPAGPVASIAVPSFRSAAGAYSGTSSFTGSSASHVVPSRIVVSRGHVQDTAEVAAAKSEFFSLYNRQAAEAAAAPDDPIRYY, from the exons ATGAGGACTTTG GTTGCTTTGGCAGTGTTGGGGATGTTCTATGCCTCTTCCCTTCAGGCTTCCAGCTTCTCTGGTCCCTCCTACGGCGGCCCCCTACCCAGGTGGCCCGGCCCATTTGCTGCCAACTTACCAGCCGGAGTGAATGGTCAGGTGACTCCTGTGTCTGACACCCGAGAGGTCTCAGAGGCACGCAGAGATTTCTTCAACGCCTACCAGAGGCAGCTGTCTGCTGTAGGCGGTGTAGGGCGGTATGCTTCCACTGCTACTGCCCTTGCTCCAGCTGGCCCTGTTGCTTCCATTGCCGTGCCCTCCTTCAGATCTGCTGCAGGTGCCTACAGTGGGACCTCTTCCTTCACGGGGTCTTCGGCCTCACATGTCGTTCCTTCCCGCATCGTCGTGTCCAGGGGTCACGTTCAGGATACTGCCGAAGTAGCTGCTGCTAAATCAGAGTTCTTCAGCCTCTACAATAGGCAGGCAGCCGAAGCTGCTGCAGCTCCTGATGACCCCATCAGGTACTATTAA